Proteins found in one Solitalea lacus genomic segment:
- the recR gene encoding recombination mediator RecR yields MQFSSKLLEEAVNEFAKLPGIGSKTALRLVLHLLNQSSDEVERFGTTMIKLRQNIRFCSNCGNISDTPQCEICTHPKRDRSIICVVEDSRDVMAVENTQQFNGLYHVLNGLISPMEGIGPSDLNISKLLERAASGEPKEVILALNPTMEGDTTIFYLYKKLKDFNIKITTIARGISFGGEIEYADELTLGRSITTRVTYENTLLK; encoded by the coding sequence ATGCAGTTTTCATCGAAATTACTAGAAGAAGCCGTTAATGAGTTTGCAAAGCTCCCTGGAATAGGTTCAAAAACAGCTTTGCGATTAGTGTTGCACCTTTTAAACCAATCTTCAGATGAAGTGGAACGCTTTGGAACTACCATGATAAAACTGCGTCAGAATATACGGTTTTGCTCTAACTGCGGTAATATTTCTGACACTCCACAATGTGAAATATGCACTCATCCTAAACGAGACCGCTCAATTATTTGCGTGGTTGAAGATAGTAGAGATGTTATGGCCGTTGAGAATACGCAGCAATTTAATGGCTTGTATCATGTACTAAACGGTTTAATTTCTCCAATGGAGGGTATAGGACCTTCTGACTTAAATATTAGCAAATTGCTTGAACGAGCAGCTTCTGGAGAGCCAAAAGAGGTAATTTTAGCGCTTAATCCCACAATGGAAGGTGACACGACTATTTTCTACCTTTATAAAAAACTAAAAGACTTTAATATAAAAATCACTACTATTGCCAGAGGGATTTCATTTGGCGGCGAAATAGAATATGCGGATGAGCTTACACTTGGTAGGTCAATTACCACCCGAGTTACCTATGAAAACACCTTACTGAAATGA
- a CDS encoding patatin-like phospholipase family protein, whose protein sequence is MKKQKVCLVLGSGGARGMAQIGVIEELERNGFEISQIAGCSMGALIGGIYCSGHLQTYKNWLLNLEKMDVFRLLDFTLSGGGFVRGDRVLNAIEELIGTHHIENFDIPFTAVATDVSAQREIYFTTGNLFKAIRASIAIPTVFTPVVENGKVLLDGGLLNPLPIGVVNRQPDELLFVVNVNAGIPPLKTNLESNGELQTKGKGLWDNWISSFLRADTKTTESIERMGMFGLLNRSFDLIQDRLTQLMLETYKPDLLVNISRNSCGSFEFYRAAELIEIGKVSCDLTLQSYLQKVMINGS, encoded by the coding sequence ATGAAAAAACAAAAAGTGTGTTTGGTATTGGGAAGTGGTGGAGCCAGAGGCATGGCCCAAATAGGCGTAATTGAGGAACTGGAGCGAAACGGGTTTGAGATTTCGCAAATTGCCGGTTGTTCAATGGGTGCATTAATAGGAGGGATTTACTGTTCAGGACATCTACAAACTTATAAAAACTGGTTGCTAAATCTTGAAAAGATGGATGTCTTCCGCTTACTAGATTTTACGCTTTCGGGTGGTGGTTTTGTTCGTGGCGACAGAGTACTAAATGCAATTGAAGAATTGATCGGTACTCATCATATTGAAAACTTTGATATTCCATTTACTGCCGTTGCCACTGATGTGAGTGCTCAACGGGAAATTTATTTTACCACTGGTAATTTATTTAAGGCAATTAGGGCTTCTATTGCAATACCAACAGTATTTACTCCTGTTGTGGAAAATGGAAAAGTTCTCCTTGATGGCGGGCTACTAAATCCATTGCCAATTGGAGTAGTTAATCGTCAACCGGATGAGTTATTGTTCGTCGTTAATGTTAATGCCGGAATTCCACCGCTTAAAACAAACCTTGAATCCAACGGTGAATTACAGACCAAAGGAAAAGGGTTGTGGGATAATTGGATCTCATCCTTTTTACGGGCTGATACAAAAACCACCGAATCAATTGAACGCATGGGAATGTTTGGGCTACTAAACCGTTCTTTTGATTTGATTCAAGATAGACTTACACAGCTAATGCTTGAAACATACAAGCCTGATTTACTTGTAAATATATCAAGAAACTCATGCGGGAGCTTTGAATTTTACAGGGCTGCAGAGCTGATAGAAATTGGTAAAGTTAGTTGTGATTTGACTTTACAATCTTATCTGCAAAAAGTAATGATAAATGGTTCATAG
- a CDS encoding regulatory protein RecX, whose product MLYDEQSPKKRITDSKLALEKAAKFCAYQERSQQEVRNKLYEWCVPTNAVEEIITDLILNNFINEERFSQAYALGKFRMKQWGKNKIRQGLKLKGVSDNLIKKALLVIDGNDYEQTLVLEYEKRSQVEKEKDSFKRNFKIAQYLISRGFESDLVWNLIKEQSN is encoded by the coding sequence ATGTTATACGATGAACAATCACCTAAAAAACGAATCACCGATAGTAAGCTAGCCTTAGAAAAAGCTGCAAAGTTTTGTGCCTATCAAGAACGCAGCCAGCAAGAGGTACGTAATAAATTATATGAATGGTGTGTACCTACTAATGCTGTTGAAGAAATTATCACCGATTTAATTTTGAATAATTTTATTAACGAAGAGCGTTTTTCCCAAGCTTATGCCCTTGGGAAATTCCGAATGAAACAATGGGGTAAAAATAAAATCAGGCAGGGGCTAAAGTTGAAGGGTGTTTCTGATAATTTAATTAAAAAGGCTTTATTGGTTATTGATGGTAACGACTATGAGCAAACGTTAGTTTTGGAATATGAAAAAAGAAGCCAGGTTGAAAAAGAAAAGGATTCTTTTAAGCGAAACTTTAAAATTGCGCAATACCTGATTTCGCGTGGATTTGAATCGGACTTAGTGTGGAACCTCATCAAAGAGCAATCAAATTAA
- a CDS encoding DEAD/DEAH box helicase has product MENTQNKLELFKSLFKGREDVFAIRWEKGNKSGYMPAYSFDPYRFRMHKAKGGTLQNYPDKSFLPFTNEQIVKHLNGEQFIGLYPLLTDNTSWFIVADFDESNWIISSKKFIEACEEVSIPAYLERSRSGNGGHVWVFFDKPFPAYKSRMVMMTLLTSSGIVSVFDKNTSFDRLFPNQDYLSGKGLGNLIALPLHLTSGQKENSCFIDPGTQTPYADQWQFLQNIQRVSIDHLEKIYSNLINSKQYAPIDNSELIITLNNTVQLNKNAINQTLSSFLKEELNFLNTEYIIKKNSGRITFGTNRYFRFISEEGNKIILPKGFIGKLIRFCRDNGIPHKFIDERKLHTPVPFSFQATLRNYQQECLTTINKKDIGVIVAPPGSGKTVIALKVVAEKCQPALIIVHRKQLADQWIERIEAFLKIPQKAIGRIGQGKTKIGKHITVATIQSLVKTDFNTLKDAFGLIIVDECHHIPAETFLNTISKLYSYYLYGLTATPFRKYNDGKLIFIHLGDIISEVRFNELDTVRHPEIIIRNTQLEVPFNGKTDRFETLSKILVHDSGRNKLILQDVVKELNQSRKVVILTERKEHIDTLYQYLKQSFETITLTGEDIETSRRVKLEVLNSGNYQVLITTGQFFGEGSDLQNASCLFLAYPFSFEGKLIQYIGRVQRSEISPTIYDYRDIKIDYLNRMFLKRNVYYRKFEKQVTLFDIPVEDTLEAKSVSEVEKIIEKNIKVKIEELDFLYGSFQFRCQIHEHSEELIFDIENLNIRPEFEVLKPFFEKFLKSKTVDISVVVVLDKNKVVSAMTAQSTDLEKINREAVEGVRFKFVEKTFFGKKISAVHDGLNQPPASGDNGNNLYDSNEELLTDILSKGNYRHQKQLHYLAERHKGVVLKIRFVLSPFAFVFLLEGDKQYHLVLETLDTDEATYIWHLPLNLDDLKQGLSKIDIQLNTIRTQGRQAFLQTNPENFNRIFHEYSDLRKGFIEWRDALEEHLF; this is encoded by the coding sequence ATGGAAAACACTCAAAATAAGCTGGAGCTTTTCAAGTCTCTTTTTAAAGGAAGAGAAGATGTTTTTGCTATTCGTTGGGAGAAAGGGAACAAAAGTGGTTATATGCCTGCTTACTCTTTCGATCCATATCGCTTCCGTATGCATAAAGCAAAAGGAGGTACGCTTCAGAATTATCCTGACAAATCTTTTTTACCGTTCACCAATGAGCAGATCGTGAAGCATCTTAATGGAGAACAATTCATCGGACTGTATCCGTTACTTACAGATAATACATCCTGGTTTATTGTTGCTGATTTTGATGAAAGCAATTGGATAATATCAAGTAAGAAGTTTATTGAAGCTTGTGAAGAAGTTTCTATTCCTGCCTATCTTGAGCGTTCCCGGTCTGGCAATGGAGGTCATGTCTGGGTATTTTTTGATAAACCGTTTCCAGCATATAAAAGCCGGATGGTAATGATGACGCTATTAACCTCATCAGGCATAGTCTCTGTGTTTGATAAAAACACAAGTTTCGATCGGCTGTTTCCCAATCAGGACTACCTTTCCGGAAAAGGCTTAGGCAATTTGATTGCATTGCCATTGCATTTAACTTCTGGACAAAAGGAAAATAGTTGTTTTATTGACCCGGGTACGCAGACACCTTACGCTGATCAGTGGCAATTTTTGCAGAATATTCAACGCGTATCAATAGATCATCTTGAAAAGATCTATTCTAATCTTATAAACAGTAAACAGTATGCACCTATTGATAATAGTGAATTAATCATAACCCTAAACAATACTGTACAACTTAACAAGAATGCCATAAATCAAACATTAAGCAGCTTCTTGAAAGAAGAACTTAATTTCTTGAATACTGAGTACATTATTAAAAAGAATAGTGGAAGAATCACCTTTGGAACAAACCGGTATTTCAGGTTTATAAGTGAAGAAGGAAATAAAATTATTCTACCCAAAGGATTTATTGGCAAACTGATTCGATTTTGTCGAGACAATGGCATTCCACATAAATTTATTGATGAAAGAAAATTACACACCCCTGTTCCTTTTAGCTTTCAAGCGACACTTCGAAACTACCAACAGGAATGCCTCACTACGATTAACAAAAAAGATATAGGCGTAATTGTTGCCCCTCCCGGTTCAGGTAAAACAGTTATTGCCTTAAAAGTTGTTGCTGAAAAATGTCAACCTGCGCTAATCATTGTTCATCGTAAGCAACTTGCGGATCAATGGATAGAAAGAATTGAGGCGTTTCTGAAGATTCCTCAGAAAGCTATTGGTAGGATTGGGCAGGGTAAAACTAAAATTGGTAAACACATTACAGTGGCCACAATACAAAGCCTCGTAAAAACTGATTTTAATACACTTAAAGACGCTTTTGGTCTTATCATAGTGGATGAATGTCATCACATACCTGCCGAGACCTTTCTAAATACAATTAGTAAACTCTACTCATATTACCTTTATGGACTTACCGCAACTCCTTTCAGAAAGTACAATGATGGCAAATTAATATTTATCCACCTTGGAGATATTATTTCAGAAGTGAGGTTCAATGAATTAGACACAGTTCGACATCCTGAAATAATTATCCGAAATACCCAGTTGGAGGTTCCATTTAATGGAAAAACAGACCGTTTTGAAACCTTGTCAAAAATATTGGTGCATGATTCTGGAAGAAACAAGCTGATTTTGCAAGACGTTGTTAAGGAACTGAATCAAAGTAGAAAAGTTGTTATTCTCACTGAAAGAAAGGAGCACATTGATACTTTATATCAATACCTTAAACAATCATTTGAAACGATTACTCTTACTGGAGAGGATATTGAAACCAGTAGAAGGGTCAAATTAGAGGTGTTAAATTCGGGAAATTATCAGGTACTAATTACTACAGGGCAGTTTTTTGGTGAAGGTTCTGATTTGCAAAATGCTTCATGTCTTTTTCTGGCCTACCCATTTTCCTTTGAGGGTAAATTGATACAATATATTGGCAGAGTACAGCGGTCGGAAATCAGTCCAACCATATATGATTACCGCGATATCAAGATTGATTACCTAAATCGTATGTTCCTGAAAAGGAACGTATATTATCGAAAATTTGAAAAACAGGTGACATTGTTTGACATACCTGTTGAAGATACTTTAGAGGCAAAAAGTGTTTCTGAAGTTGAAAAGATCATCGAGAAAAATATCAAAGTTAAAATAGAAGAGTTGGATTTTCTGTACGGAAGCTTCCAGTTCCGATGCCAAATCCATGAGCATTCGGAAGAATTAATTTTTGATATAGAAAACTTAAATATTCGTCCGGAGTTTGAAGTACTGAAACCCTTTTTTGAGAAGTTTCTGAAATCAAAAACAGTCGATATTAGCGTCGTGGTTGTGTTGGATAAAAACAAAGTGGTTTCGGCAATGACGGCACAGTCGACTGATCTTGAAAAAATTAACCGGGAAGCTGTAGAGGGTGTACGCTTTAAATTTGTGGAAAAAACATTTTTTGGCAAAAAGATTTCTGCAGTGCATGATGGGTTAAATCAACCACCAGCCTCTGGTGATAATGGAAATAACTTATACGATTCTAACGAAGAATTACTGACCGATATATTGTCCAAAGGCAATTATAGACATCAAAAACAGCTTCATTACTTGGCCGAGCGCCACAAAGGAGTTGTTTTGAAGATTCGGTTCGTGTTAAGTCCATTTGCATTTGTCTTTTTATTAGAAGGAGATAAACAGTATCACCTTGTTCTGGAAACATTGGATACAGACGAAGCAACTTACATCTGGCATTTACCCTTAAACTTGGATGACTTAAAACAGGGCTTATCAAAAATAGACATTCAGTTAAACACAATCCGAACTCAGGGTCGACAGGCTTTTCTGCAGACAAATCCTGAAAATTTCAATCGAATATTTCACGAGTATTCTGATTTAAGAAAGGGATTCATCGAATGGAGAGATGCATTGGAGGAGCATTTATTTTAA
- a CDS encoding bifunctional UDP-N-acetylmuramoyl-tripeptide:D-alanyl-D-alanine ligase/alanine racemase, translating into MPYFSNSIQYISNLLGQKTLLSDETSIIEVLAIDSRKIINPSQTLFFALKGQRNGHDFIPELIEKGVKNFVVSEEKWLKKVYDANFILVNDTLKAMQQLAADHRKQFTYPVIGITGSNGKTIVKEWLFQLLSVDHHIVRSPKSYNSQIGVPLSVWQLNDTADLAIFEAGISQPNEMDTLTAIIQPTIGVLTNIGAAHDEGFTNRAQKLEEKLKLFKDVGLFIFQKEDLKSFKKQLPGKQQFSWSLVDNSADLFVEKMERKTNSTKLTALINAKEFSIEIPFIDEASIKNVLSCWSVLLALELPFEQIKHRMKELAPIEMRLKLRNGINNCTVINDSYNSDLGSLEIAINFLKQQQQHPRKTLILSDIAQSGIPSTELYKKVAELLASAKIDHLIGIGPEIASQAGVFKLDKEFYADTASFLENFTNARFSNETILLKGARAFEFEQISKLIEQKVHETVFEINLNGLIQNLNYYKSKLEPDTKLMAMVKAFSYGSGSFEIASVLQYHKVDYLAVAYVDEGVELRKGGIKLPIMVMSPDVSAFEGMVKANLEPEIYNFRILNELISFLLTRNTKEYRIHLKIDTGMHRLGFLEENIDKLITILNENRHIRVASVFSHLAASEDAAEDGFTQKQLDTLLRVTQKLELGLGYSFIKHICNTAGISRHPEAHLDMVRLGLGLYGIDSAVKNNRQLQPIGTLKTTITQIKELEAGETVSYNRRGIITQHSRIATVKLGYADGYSRKLGYGNGEMLVNGHRVPVIGTVCMDMLMLDVTGVECKETDEVIVFNDELRVEELADKIGTIPYEVLTGISQRVKRIYVYE; encoded by the coding sequence ATGCCTTATTTCAGCAATTCCATTCAATATATAAGTAATTTATTAGGTCAAAAAACACTTCTATCTGATGAAACCTCTATAATTGAGGTTTTGGCTATTGATAGCCGCAAGATTATCAACCCTTCTCAAACTCTGTTTTTTGCTTTAAAGGGTCAACGAAATGGTCATGATTTTATTCCTGAATTGATTGAGAAAGGAGTAAAGAACTTTGTTGTTTCAGAAGAAAAATGGCTCAAAAAAGTATATGATGCTAATTTTATTTTAGTTAATGATACCTTAAAAGCCATGCAGCAACTTGCAGCGGATCACAGAAAGCAATTTACCTATCCGGTAATTGGAATTACGGGCAGCAACGGAAAAACAATTGTAAAAGAATGGCTTTTCCAATTATTGTCGGTAGATCATCATATTGTTCGTAGCCCCAAAAGTTATAACTCTCAAATAGGCGTTCCACTTTCAGTTTGGCAACTCAACGATACGGCAGACCTAGCCATTTTTGAAGCTGGTATTTCACAACCAAACGAAATGGATACCTTGACTGCTATCATTCAGCCTACCATTGGGGTATTAACTAACATTGGTGCTGCACACGACGAAGGATTTACCAATAGGGCCCAAAAGCTTGAAGAAAAGCTGAAGTTATTTAAAGACGTTGGACTTTTTATATTTCAAAAAGAAGACCTCAAAAGTTTCAAAAAACAATTACCGGGAAAACAACAGTTTTCATGGTCGCTGGTTGACAATTCTGCTGATTTGTTCGTTGAAAAGATGGAGAGAAAGACAAACAGCACCAAATTAACTGCACTTATTAACGCAAAAGAGTTTAGTATTGAAATTCCTTTCATTGACGAGGCTTCGATAAAAAATGTGCTAAGTTGTTGGAGTGTTTTGTTAGCACTAGAGCTGCCTTTTGAACAAATTAAACACCGAATGAAAGAATTGGCGCCAATTGAAATGCGCCTTAAGCTTCGCAACGGAATTAATAATTGTACTGTTATTAATGATAGTTATAATTCTGACCTGGGATCACTGGAAATTGCCATAAACTTCTTAAAGCAACAACAGCAACATCCTCGTAAAACGCTGATTCTTTCTGACATTGCTCAATCAGGGATTCCATCTACCGAATTATACAAAAAAGTGGCTGAGCTACTAGCATCCGCAAAAATTGACCATTTGATTGGTATCGGTCCGGAAATAGCTTCACAAGCGGGCGTTTTTAAGCTGGACAAAGAGTTTTATGCTGATACAGCCTCATTTTTGGAAAATTTCACCAATGCTCGTTTTAGTAATGAAACCATTTTACTCAAAGGAGCGCGTGCATTTGAATTTGAACAAATCAGCAAGCTAATCGAACAAAAGGTTCATGAAACGGTATTTGAAATCAACCTTAATGGATTAATTCAAAATCTTAATTACTATAAATCGAAGTTAGAACCAGACACAAAACTAATGGCCATGGTAAAGGCCTTTTCCTATGGCAGTGGCAGTTTTGAAATTGCTAGTGTTTTACAATACCACAAGGTTGATTATTTAGCTGTCGCTTATGTAGATGAAGGAGTAGAGTTGCGTAAGGGAGGCATTAAACTTCCAATTATGGTCATGAGCCCGGACGTTTCAGCTTTTGAAGGAATGGTAAAAGCCAACCTTGAGCCTGAAATATATAATTTCAGAATTTTAAATGAGCTTATCAGCTTTTTATTAACCCGAAATACAAAGGAATATCGGATCCATCTAAAAATTGATACCGGAATGCATCGTTTGGGTTTTTTAGAAGAGAACATCGATAAGCTTATTACTATACTGAATGAAAACAGGCATATCAGGGTTGCTTCAGTATTTTCACATTTAGCTGCCAGCGAAGACGCTGCAGAGGATGGCTTCACGCAAAAACAATTAGATACATTATTGCGGGTAACTCAGAAACTTGAATTGGGGTTAGGCTATTCATTTATAAAGCATATATGTAATACAGCGGGTATAAGCAGGCACCCTGAAGCGCATTTGGATATGGTCCGTTTAGGATTAGGACTTTATGGAATTGATAGCGCTGTTAAAAACAATCGACAACTACAGCCAATTGGAACGCTTAAGACAACCATTACCCAAATAAAAGAACTGGAAGCAGGGGAGACCGTTAGCTACAACCGACGAGGAATAATTACGCAACACTCCAGGATAGCTACCGTAAAGTTAGGCTATGCAGACGGATACAGCAGGAAACTTGGATATGGAAATGGAGAGATGCTTGTAAATGGACATCGGGTGCCGGTTATAGGAACTGTTTGTATGGATATGCTCATGCTTGATGTGACAGGAGTTGAATGCAAAGAAACAGACGAGGTCATAGTTTTTAACGATGAGTTGCGGGTAGAAGAGTTGGCTGATAAAATAGGAACGATTCCGTATGAAGTACTAACTGGTATTTCGCAACGGGTAAAACGCATCTATGTTTATGAATAA
- a CDS encoding DUF502 domain-containing protein: MEEIGKLRRKAKVRSVWKVIFGFFAKGLLFVLPLGLTFYIIASGIRFVDNLIDLGIPGLGLIIVLTSITFIGVLVTYLITEPIANYFEKLVNRIPLFKLIYTSIKDFMAAFFGEDKKFNEPVLVQINEFGLKKVGFITQKDLSILGVTDEVGVYFPHSYNFSGEFFVVPVKHVKPLSLNSGEIMKFTVSGGVSDLK, encoded by the coding sequence ATGGAAGAAATAGGAAAACTCCGTCGCAAAGCCAAGGTTAGAAGCGTATGGAAAGTAATTTTTGGTTTTTTTGCCAAAGGATTACTTTTTGTGTTACCGTTAGGATTAACATTTTACATTATTGCCAGTGGTATCAGATTTGTAGATAATTTGATTGACCTTGGCATTCCGGGTTTAGGACTGATTATTGTACTTACATCAATAACATTCATTGGTGTTCTGGTAACGTATTTAATTACCGAACCGATAGCCAATTACTTTGAAAAGTTGGTAAACAGGATACCCTTGTTTAAACTAATTTACACGTCGATAAAGGATTTTATGGCAGCTTTTTTCGGCGAAGATAAGAAGTTTAACGAGCCAGTACTGGTACAAATAAATGAATTTGGGCTAAAGAAGGTAGGATTTATCACACAGAAAGACCTTTCAATATTAGGTGTAACGGATGAGGTTGGAGTTTACTTTCCTCATTCGTACAATTTTTCGGGTGAGTTTTTTGTCGTTCCGGTAAAACACGTAAAACCTTTGAGTTTAAACTCCGGAGAGATAATGAAATTCACGGTTTCAGGGGGTGTAAGTGATTTGAAATAG
- a CDS encoding sodium:solute symporter, which yields MSASLLFSFVALYFIVLLVVAYFTSRNAGNETFFIGNKSSNWMLVAFGMIGTSLSGVTFVSVPGSVGKEAFSYFQITIGYFIGYLAIAFVLLPLYYRLNLTSIYTYLNTRLGFSSYKTGASFFIVSRTLGATARLYLVVNILQEAILSQFHVPFWLTTLIILLMILLYTYEGGVKTIVWTDTLQTTCMLAGLVICVVYILKQLDMTMAGGFEALNSSGYSKIFFTDANDKLFFVKQILAGAFITITMTGMDQEMMQKNISVKTLKDAQKNMVTLAFIMLLVIGLFLVLGGLLHLYGSKIGVAASGDKLFPEIALKHMPTMISVIFIIALISALFPSADGAITALTSSFCIDILGMQRSATWSDVQKKKIRQRVHLSFAFLFLLLVMMFKWINNPSMIGLILKLAGYTYGPLLGLFSFGILTKRILHGKYVPFICLAAPAICFVLDKNQQNIFGNFQIGLELLIINGLLTFIGLYIFSSNATDQAINTGINDESALKTK from the coding sequence ATGTCGGCATCATTACTATTTTCATTTGTTGCATTATACTTTATCGTATTACTGGTAGTAGCGTATTTTACCTCACGAAATGCCGGAAACGAAACTTTTTTTATCGGTAATAAAAGTTCGAACTGGATGCTAGTTGCATTTGGTATGATTGGAACCTCCTTATCTGGGGTAACTTTTGTGAGCGTTCCAGGGTCTGTAGGAAAAGAGGCATTTTCCTATTTTCAAATAACTATAGGATATTTTATAGGTTATCTTGCAATTGCATTTGTTTTGCTGCCGTTGTATTATAGACTTAATCTAACATCAATTTATACCTATTTGAATACTCGTTTGGGATTCAGTTCTTATAAAACGGGAGCTTCTTTTTTTATCGTTTCAAGAACATTGGGCGCCACAGCCCGTTTGTATTTAGTGGTTAACATTTTGCAAGAAGCCATACTTTCACAGTTTCATGTGCCTTTTTGGCTTACCACTCTTATCATTCTGTTAATGATCTTGTTGTACACCTATGAAGGTGGTGTGAAAACCATTGTTTGGACCGATACACTGCAAACTACCTGTATGCTAGCGGGTTTAGTTATTTGCGTAGTTTATATTCTGAAGCAGTTGGACATGACTATGGCTGGAGGCTTTGAAGCATTAAATTCTTCGGGCTATTCAAAAATATTCTTTACGGATGCTAATGATAAATTGTTTTTTGTTAAACAAATACTTGCAGGCGCTTTCATTACAATTACCATGACAGGCATGGATCAGGAAATGATGCAGAAGAATATTTCGGTAAAAACATTGAAGGATGCCCAAAAAAATATGGTGACCCTAGCGTTTATAATGTTGCTGGTTATTGGTTTGTTTTTGGTTTTAGGGGGGCTTCTACATCTGTACGGTAGTAAGATCGGCGTTGCGGCCTCAGGCGATAAGCTTTTTCCTGAAATAGCATTAAAGCACATGCCTACAATGATATCGGTTATTTTCATTATCGCATTAATTTCTGCTCTTTTCCCAAGTGCCGATGGTGCTATTACAGCCTTGACTTCATCATTTTGCATCGATATTTTGGGGATGCAGCGTAGTGCAACCTGGAGCGATGTTCAGAAAAAGAAAATTCGCCAGCGTGTACACTTAAGCTTTGCGTTTTTGTTTTTATTGTTGGTAATGATGTTTAAGTGGATAAACAATCCGAGCATGATAGGTTTGATTTTAAAGCTTGCAGGTTATACATACGGTCCGTTATTGGGGTTATTCTCGTTCGGCATTCTAACAAAGCGCATACTCCATGGAAAGTATGTACCATTCATTTGTTTGGCTGCACCGGCAATTTGTTTTGTGCTTGATAAAAACCAACAAAACATATTCGGAAATTTTCAAATCGGACTTGAACTATTGATTATTAACGGCTTATTGACATTTATTGGCCTATATATCTTTTCTTCGAATGCAACTGATCAAGCAATAAATACAGGCATTAATGATGAATCTGCTTTAAAAACAAAATAA
- a CDS encoding TIGR00730 family Rossman fold protein, with amino-acid sequence MNDDLINDERIREGFANKDWPEVKVTDSWQIFKIMAEFIKGFETMARIGPCVSIFGSARVKPGSKYYEVAVEIAKKLTQNGYGIISGGGPGVMEAANKGAHLTGGKSVGLNIDLPHEQFHNAFIDKDKLMTYDYFFVRKVMFVKYSQGFVVLPGGFGTMDELFEALTLIQTGKVARFPIVLVGIEYWSGLLDWIKREMEDGGYISSEDQNLFRLVDTAEEAVEHIVRFYNKYVIKPNF; translated from the coding sequence ATGAATGATGATTTAATTAATGATGAAAGAATACGTGAGGGGTTTGCTAATAAAGATTGGCCGGAGGTAAAAGTTACTGATTCATGGCAAATTTTTAAGATCATGGCCGAATTTATAAAAGGTTTTGAAACAATGGCACGTATTGGGCCCTGCGTTTCTATTTTTGGTTCGGCAAGGGTAAAACCAGGTTCTAAATACTATGAAGTTGCCGTTGAAATTGCCAAAAAGCTTACTCAAAACGGATATGGGATTATATCTGGTGGAGGACCTGGTGTAATGGAAGCTGCTAATAAAGGAGCTCATTTAACCGGCGGAAAATCAGTGGGGTTAAATATTGATCTACCTCATGAACAGTTTCATAATGCATTTATTGATAAAGATAAATTGATGACTTATGACTACTTCTTTGTTCGTAAGGTAATGTTTGTAAAATATTCACAAGGATTTGTGGTGCTTCCCGGAGGTTTCGGCACTATGGATGAATTGTTTGAGGCCTTAACGCTTATTCAAACAGGAAAGGTGGCAAGATTCCCAATAGTTTTGGTCGGGATTGAATATTGGAGCGGATTGTTAGATTGGATCAAGCGAGAGATGGAAGACGGTGGTTACATTTCTTCTGAAGATCAGAATTTATTCCGTTTAGTTGATACAGCCGAAGAAGCTGTAGAGCACATTGTTCGCTTTTACAATAAATACGTTATTAAACCTAACTTTTAG